A single region of the Ictalurus punctatus breed USDA103 chromosome 26, Coco_2.0, whole genome shotgun sequence genome encodes:
- the runx1 gene encoding runt-related transcription factor 1 isoform X5, giving the protein MVFLWDAKYDQAPHRRFTPPSSSLGTGKMSEALPAMGGHEGGGGKLRMCDRSMEVLSEHPGELVRTDSPNFLCSVLPTHWRCNKTLPIAFKVVALGDIPDGTLVTVMAGNDENYSAELRNATAAIKNQVARFNDLRFVGRSGRGKSFTLTITVFTNPPQVATYQRAIKITVDGPREPRRHRQKLEEVVKPGALAFSEQLRRSAMRCSPHQASAPNPRPTLNTPPFGSPTHSQIPDSRQMQTSPSWSYEQSYPYLGAISAPAIHPTTPISPSRNPIHCSDLFSDPRVGLERPFSSIPSLPDNRFTDPRVPYPTAAFTYTPTPVTNAIGIGMSAMTAPAGRYHTYLPPPYPAGSSQGQSGHFQASSSPYHLYYSSATGSYQFSMMSGGGGGDRTPPRILPPCTSASTGSALLHPSLPNQNDIVVEAEESHSSSPTSMSAEAVWRPY; this is encoded by the exons ATGGTTTTCCTTTGGGACGCCAAATACG ACCAGGCCCCCCACCGCCGCTTCACGCCGCCCTCCTCCAGCCTGGGCACGGGGAAGATGAGCGAGGCTCTACCCGCGATGGGTGGGCACGAGGGCGGCGGCGGGAAATTGCGCATGTGTGACCGCAGCATGGAGGTCCTCTCCGAGCACCCGGGAGAGCTCGTGCGCACCGACAGTCCCAACTTCCTGTGCTCGGTGCTGCCCACACACTGGCGCTGCAACAAGACTCTCCCCATCGCCTTCAAG GTGGTTGCCCTTGGCGACATCCCTGATGGCACGCTCGTGACAGTGATGGCAGGAAATGATGAGAATTACTCAGCTGAACTCCGCAATGCCACCGCGGCCATTAAGAACCAGGTGGCCCGTTTCAATGACCTGCGCTTCGTGGGTCGCAGTGGAAGAG ggaagagttttactctcACCATCACCGTATTCACTAACCCCCCTCAAGTGGCCACCTATCAGAGAGCCATCAAGATTACAGTGGACGGACCCAGGGAACCCCGCC gtcaTAGACAAAAGCTGGAAGAAGTTGTAAAGCCAGGCGCGCTGGCCTTCTCCGAGCAGTTGAGAAGGAGCGCCATGAGGTGCAGTCCTCACCAGGCCTCTGCGCCCAATCCCCGCCCCACCCTGAACACACCTCCCTTTGGTAGCCCCACCCACAGCCAAATACCTG actCCAGGCAAATGCAGACGTCTCCGTCCTGGTCTTATGAACAATCCTACCCTTACCTGGGTGCTATTTCTGCACCCGCTATTCACCCTACGACACCCATCTCTCCGAGCCGCAATCCAATACACT GTTCAGACCTGTTCAGTGACCCGCGTGTCGGTCTGGAGCGCCCCTTCTCTTCCATCCCCTCGCTACCAGACAACCGCTTCACCGACCCCCGGGTTCCCTACCCCACTGCAGCCTTCACCTACACCCCAACCCCTGTCACTAACGCTATAGGTATCGGCATGTCAGCCATGACTGCGCCTGCTGGCCGCTACCACACTTACTTACCACCTCCCTACCCTGCTGGCTCCTCCCAGGGCCAGAGTGGACACTTCCAGGCCAGCTCTTCTCCCTATCACCTCTATTACAGCAGCGCTACCGGCTCGTACCAGTTCTCCATGATGTCAGGAGGAGGTGGGGGTGATCGCACGCCCCCCAGGATCCTGCCGCCCTGCACCAGCGCCTCGACGGGCTCGGCCCTCCTCCACCCCTCACTGCCAAATCAGAATGACATTGTTGTTGAGGCAGAGGAAAGCCACAGCAGCTCTCCGACCAGCATGTCTGCTGAGGCAGTGTGGAGGCCATACTGA
- the runx1 gene encoding runt-related transcription factor 1 isoform X2, whose amino-acid sequence MLSCASEAILARAVLKDVTRDQAPHRRFTPPSSSLGTGKMSEALPAMGGHEGGGGKLRMCDRSMEVLSEHPGELVRTDSPNFLCSVLPTHWRCNKTLPIAFKVVALGDIPDGTLVTVMAGNDENYSAELRNATAAIKNQVARFNDLRFVGRSGRGKSFTLTITVFTNPPQVATYQRAIKITVDGPREPRRHRQKLEEVVKPGALAFSEQLRRSAMRCSPHQASAPNPRPTLNTPPFGSPTHSQIPDSRQMQTSPSWSYEQSYPYLGAISAPAIHPTTPISPSRNPIHCSDLFSDPRVGLERPFSSIPSLPDNRFTDPRVPYPTAAFTYTPTPVTNAIGIGMSAMTAPAGRYHTYLPPPYPAGSSQGQSGHFQASSSPYHLYYSSATGSYQFSMMSGGGGGDRTPPRILPPCTSASTGSALLHPSLPNQNDIVVEAEESHSSSPTSMSAEAVWRPY is encoded by the exons ATGCTTTCATGCGCCTCAGAGGCGATTCTGGCACGCGCCGTCCTGAAGGATGTCACCCGGG ACCAGGCCCCCCACCGCCGCTTCACGCCGCCCTCCTCCAGCCTGGGCACGGGGAAGATGAGCGAGGCTCTACCCGCGATGGGTGGGCACGAGGGCGGCGGCGGGAAATTGCGCATGTGTGACCGCAGCATGGAGGTCCTCTCCGAGCACCCGGGAGAGCTCGTGCGCACCGACAGTCCCAACTTCCTGTGCTCGGTGCTGCCCACACACTGGCGCTGCAACAAGACTCTCCCCATCGCCTTCAAG GTGGTTGCCCTTGGCGACATCCCTGATGGCACGCTCGTGACAGTGATGGCAGGAAATGATGAGAATTACTCAGCTGAACTCCGCAATGCCACCGCGGCCATTAAGAACCAGGTGGCCCGTTTCAATGACCTGCGCTTCGTGGGTCGCAGTGGAAGAG ggaagagttttactctcACCATCACCGTATTCACTAACCCCCCTCAAGTGGCCACCTATCAGAGAGCCATCAAGATTACAGTGGACGGACCCAGGGAACCCCGCC gtcaTAGACAAAAGCTGGAAGAAGTTGTAAAGCCAGGCGCGCTGGCCTTCTCCGAGCAGTTGAGAAGGAGCGCCATGAGGTGCAGTCCTCACCAGGCCTCTGCGCCCAATCCCCGCCCCACCCTGAACACACCTCCCTTTGGTAGCCCCACCCACAGCCAAATACCTG actCCAGGCAAATGCAGACGTCTCCGTCCTGGTCTTATGAACAATCCTACCCTTACCTGGGTGCTATTTCTGCACCCGCTATTCACCCTACGACACCCATCTCTCCGAGCCGCAATCCAATACACT GTTCAGACCTGTTCAGTGACCCGCGTGTCGGTCTGGAGCGCCCCTTCTCTTCCATCCCCTCGCTACCAGACAACCGCTTCACCGACCCCCGGGTTCCCTACCCCACTGCAGCCTTCACCTACACCCCAACCCCTGTCACTAACGCTATAGGTATCGGCATGTCAGCCATGACTGCGCCTGCTGGCCGCTACCACACTTACTTACCACCTCCCTACCCTGCTGGCTCCTCCCAGGGCCAGAGTGGACACTTCCAGGCCAGCTCTTCTCCCTATCACCTCTATTACAGCAGCGCTACCGGCTCGTACCAGTTCTCCATGATGTCAGGAGGAGGTGGGGGTGATCGCACGCCCCCCAGGATCCTGCCGCCCTGCACCAGCGCCTCGACGGGCTCGGCCCTCCTCCACCCCTCACTGCCAAATCAGAATGACATTGTTGTTGAGGCAGAGGAAAGCCACAGCAGCTCTCCGACCAGCATGTCTGCTGAGGCAGTGTGGAGGCCATACTGA
- the LOC108258906 gene encoding protein downstream neighbor of son homolog, translated as MADQSYYSPSFKKPRDVLRMRKKRARSEVLSRSASAASSGSAGADIRPFSPGPRLLTQIRACDGVKRRNPFANIENTYNSPKKRNRSENPAGDRDPFSALCEGENPGERRDRCGQPEEPVSFSGDQFLFEDDVFKADNSTPNPKSPEAPDLHSESRLEVCREYPADWSLKTRALVTSPQSFSWAEQPKAQEEAQGLSLHCRAEYTPLPQNIQDPRSCAELRCGFQQCLQYWQHPSLPWLSLFPRIGAKRSFSGKSTPWAQDAVVQQSLMSEWSVSLTSLYSLLKAKLCPYFYLCSYQFTVLFRAAGLSGAKGITALLSPTTRGLREAMKADGIEFSLPLLEEKRKSKENNSSHLNANSQLTDLDEESSTLTSEYSDKEEEQEDMQEEDDDECFSWLKEMGVQDKIKKPDAISIKLRKEHDEVRLDHRPESVVLVEGSNTFTLINFLINCKSLVAAAGPQAGLPPTLLAPTAFRGATLHTLKARSVNVKTQVRTGYQDVCSLEVTGPIMPHALHTLTQLLRPAQKGGFSMALYTHEPSAVLNVPVTKPSEPDTQGNVLELSRCGLQQHTVQQLMEQATLGKSALRHLDMRDYSYSWRS; from the exons atGGCGGATCAGAGTTATTACTCCCCGAGCTTTAAGAAGCCGCGTGATGTCCTGCGCATGAGGAAGAAGCGGGCCCGGAGTGAGGTGTTGAGCCGGAGCGCCTCTGCAGCGTCCAGCGGCTCGGCGGGAGCTGATATCCGGCCTTTCTCTCCCGGACCGCGGCTCCTCACTCAGATTCGAGCTTGCGACGGAGTGAAGCGCAGAAACCCGTTCGCCAACATCGAAAACACCTACAACAGTCCAAAGAAGAGAAACCGCTCCGAAAACCCTGCGGGGGACAGAGACCCGTTTAGCGCTTTGTGTGAGGGAGAAAACCCCGGAGAGCGGAGAGACCGGTGTGGACAG CCGGAGGAACCAGTGTCTTTTTCTGGAGATCAGTTCTTATTTGAAGATGACGTATTCAAGGCAGACAACTCCACCCCGAACCCGAAG AGTCCAGAGGCTCCTGATCTTCACAGTGAGTCCCGTCTGGAAGTGTGTAGAGAATATCCAGCAGACTGGAGCCTGAAGACCCGAGCGCTCGTCACCTCCCCACAGTCTTTCTCCTGGGCCGAGCAGCCGAAAGCTCAAGAGGAAGCCCAGGGCCTGAGCTTGCACTGCAGGGCAGAGTACACTCCTCTACCACAGAACATCCAG GACCCTCGCAGCTGCGCAGAGCTCCGCTGTGGTTTCCAGCAGTGCCTGCAGTACTGGCAGCATCCTTCTCTGCCGTGGCTCTCTCTGTTCCCCAGGATCGGTGCCAAGCGCAGTTTCTCTGGCAAGAGTACGCCATGGGCACAGGATGCAGTCGTACAGCAGAGCCTGATGAGCGAATG GTCGGTGAGCTTGACTTCTCTGTACAGTCTCCTAAAGGCCAAACTCTGTCCATACTTTTACCTGTGTTCCTACCAGTTCACCGTGCTTTTCAGAGCAGCAGGACTGAGTGGAGCTAAAGGCATCACGGCACTGCTTTCCCCAACCACCAGGGGCCTGCGTGAAGCCATGAAAgctgatg GGATAGAGTTCTCACTCCCTCTACtggaagagaaaaggaaaagcaAAGAGAACAACTCCTCACATCTAAATGCCAACTCTCAGCTGACTGACCTAGATGAAGAAAGTAGTACCTT GACATCAGAGTATAGTGATAAGGAAGAGGAGCAGGAGGACAtgcaggaggaggatgatgatgaatgTTTCTCCTGGCTGAAAGAGATGGGGGTGCAAGACAAGATCAAGAAGCCTGATGCCATCTCAATCAAGCT GCGTAAAGAGCACGACGAGGTACGACTGGACCACAGGCCCGAATCGGTAGTTCTGGTGGAGGGCTCAAACACCTTCACCTTGATCAACTTTCTCATCAACTGTAAGAGCCTGGTGGCTGCAGCTGGACCTCAGGCAGGGTTACCCCCAACACTGCTGGCCCCAACAGCGTTCAGAGGAGCTACACTGCACACGCTGAAG GCACGGAGTGTAAATGTGAAGACCCAGGTGAGGACAGGCTATCAGGATGTGTGCAGTCTGGAGGTCACTGGCCCCATAATGCCCCATGcactacacacacttacacagctCTTGAGACCAGCCCAGAAAGGAGGCTTTTCCATGGCGCTCTACACACACGAGCCTAGCGCTGTTCTAAATGTTCCAGTCACCAAGCCGTCTGAACCTGACACACAG gGTAACGTGTTGGAGTTGAGCCGGTGCGGTCTGCAGCAACACACAGTGCAGCAGCTGATGGAGCAGGCGACGCTGGGTAAGAGTGCACTCCGACACCTCGACATGAGGGACTACTCGTACAGCTGGAGGTCCTGA
- the runx1 gene encoding runt-related transcription factor 1 isoform X3, translated as MASNSIFETFPAYQSCFTRDQAPHRRFTPPSSSLGTGKMSEALPAMGGHEGGGGKLRMCDRSMEVLSEHPGELVRTDSPNFLCSVLPTHWRCNKTLPIAFKVVALGDIPDGTLVTVMAGNDENYSAELRNATAAIKNQVARFNDLRFVGRSGRGKSFTLTITVFTNPPQVATYQRAIKITVDGPREPRRHRQKLEEVVKPGALAFSEQLRRSAMRCSPHQASAPNPRPTLNTPPFGSPTHSQIPDSRQMQTSPSWSYEQSYPYLGAISAPAIHPTTPISPSRNPIHCSDLFSDPRVGLERPFSSIPSLPDNRFTDPRVPYPTAAFTYTPTPVTNAIGIGMSAMTAPAGRYHTYLPPPYPAGSSQGQSGHFQASSSPYHLYYSSATGSYQFSMMSGGGGGDRTPPRILPPCTSASTGSALLHPSLPNQNDIVVEAEESHSSSPTSMSAEAVWRPY; from the exons ACCAGGCCCCCCACCGCCGCTTCACGCCGCCCTCCTCCAGCCTGGGCACGGGGAAGATGAGCGAGGCTCTACCCGCGATGGGTGGGCACGAGGGCGGCGGCGGGAAATTGCGCATGTGTGACCGCAGCATGGAGGTCCTCTCCGAGCACCCGGGAGAGCTCGTGCGCACCGACAGTCCCAACTTCCTGTGCTCGGTGCTGCCCACACACTGGCGCTGCAACAAGACTCTCCCCATCGCCTTCAAG GTGGTTGCCCTTGGCGACATCCCTGATGGCACGCTCGTGACAGTGATGGCAGGAAATGATGAGAATTACTCAGCTGAACTCCGCAATGCCACCGCGGCCATTAAGAACCAGGTGGCCCGTTTCAATGACCTGCGCTTCGTGGGTCGCAGTGGAAGAG ggaagagttttactctcACCATCACCGTATTCACTAACCCCCCTCAAGTGGCCACCTATCAGAGAGCCATCAAGATTACAGTGGACGGACCCAGGGAACCCCGCC gtcaTAGACAAAAGCTGGAAGAAGTTGTAAAGCCAGGCGCGCTGGCCTTCTCCGAGCAGTTGAGAAGGAGCGCCATGAGGTGCAGTCCTCACCAGGCCTCTGCGCCCAATCCCCGCCCCACCCTGAACACACCTCCCTTTGGTAGCCCCACCCACAGCCAAATACCTG actCCAGGCAAATGCAGACGTCTCCGTCCTGGTCTTATGAACAATCCTACCCTTACCTGGGTGCTATTTCTGCACCCGCTATTCACCCTACGACACCCATCTCTCCGAGCCGCAATCCAATACACT GTTCAGACCTGTTCAGTGACCCGCGTGTCGGTCTGGAGCGCCCCTTCTCTTCCATCCCCTCGCTACCAGACAACCGCTTCACCGACCCCCGGGTTCCCTACCCCACTGCAGCCTTCACCTACACCCCAACCCCTGTCACTAACGCTATAGGTATCGGCATGTCAGCCATGACTGCGCCTGCTGGCCGCTACCACACTTACTTACCACCTCCCTACCCTGCTGGCTCCTCCCAGGGCCAGAGTGGACACTTCCAGGCCAGCTCTTCTCCCTATCACCTCTATTACAGCAGCGCTACCGGCTCGTACCAGTTCTCCATGATGTCAGGAGGAGGTGGGGGTGATCGCACGCCCCCCAGGATCCTGCCGCCCTGCACCAGCGCCTCGACGGGCTCGGCCCTCCTCCACCCCTCACTGCCAAATCAGAATGACATTGTTGTTGAGGCAGAGGAAAGCCACAGCAGCTCTCCGACCAGCATGTCTGCTGAGGCAGTGTGGAGGCCATACTGA